Proteins from a genomic interval of Stenotrophomonas sp. 24(2023):
- a CDS encoding efflux RND transporter periplasmic adaptor subunit, which yields MKATDTLIRLATVSLLLAALTACGGSTPPQAAAAGDGHDHAEGEAGQDEDAPEHTTITAAQAKEAGIVSAAAGPGTIADEHDVQGLLAPVDGRSAQVTARFPGPVRALRANVGDRVRAGQPLASIDSNLSLTTYSVPAPISGVVLSRLVQVGSVAGEGQVLFEIGDLSQLWVDLHIFGADTQHITAGVPVTVTRMTDGVSQTTTLERVLPGTATASQSTVARATVDNSDGLWRPGAAVRARIVVASTPADIVVPLAALQTLDGKDVVFIRDGDTYTARLVTLGARDARQVAISEGLRAGEQVVVEQSYTVKADIGKAGAGHEH from the coding sequence ATGAAGGCCACTGATACCCTGATCCGCCTGGCCACCGTGTCGCTGCTGCTGGCGGCGTTGACAGCCTGTGGGGGCAGCACGCCGCCCCAGGCAGCGGCCGCCGGCGATGGCCATGACCATGCCGAGGGCGAAGCCGGGCAGGATGAAGATGCCCCGGAGCACACCACCATCACGGCCGCGCAGGCCAAGGAGGCCGGCATCGTCAGTGCGGCGGCGGGGCCGGGCACCATCGCCGACGAACATGATGTGCAGGGCCTGCTGGCGCCGGTGGATGGCCGCAGTGCACAGGTGACCGCACGTTTCCCCGGCCCGGTGCGTGCGCTGCGCGCCAACGTCGGTGACCGCGTGCGCGCCGGCCAGCCGCTGGCCAGCATCGACAGCAACCTCAGCCTGACCACCTACAGCGTGCCCGCACCGATCAGCGGCGTGGTGCTGTCGCGTCTGGTGCAGGTTGGCTCGGTGGCGGGCGAAGGGCAGGTGCTGTTCGAGATTGGCGACCTGTCGCAGCTGTGGGTGGACCTGCACATCTTCGGGGCCGATACCCAGCACATCACCGCCGGCGTGCCGGTCACCGTCACCCGCATGACCGATGGTGTCAGCCAGACCACCACGCTTGAGCGCGTGCTGCCGGGTACCGCCACGGCCAGCCAGAGCACGGTGGCGCGGGCAACGGTGGACAACAGCGATGGCCTGTGGCGCCCCGGCGCGGCGGTGCGCGCGCGCATCGTGGTGGCCAGCACGCCGGCCGACATCGTGGTGCCGCTGGCAGCCCTGCAGACGCTCGATGGCAAGGACGTGGTGTTCATCCGCGATGGCGATACCTACACCGCGCGCCTGGTCACGCTGGGCGCGCGCGATGCACGCCAGGTCGCCATCAGCGAGGGCCTGCGTGCCGGCGAGCAGGTGGTGGTCGAACAGAGCTACACGGTGAAGGCCGATATCGGCAAGGCGGGGGCGGGCCATGAGCACTGA
- a CDS encoding TolC family protein has product MWIRLAAVAALAIAPCVHAQAPSPLDPLTLDAAVDRVARTHPDLRLPTLQRQAAQARLDGAGLKPALVFGVDIENALGTGANRGFDATETTVTLAGVLERGGKLDARRAVAQANLDALAPQREITRLDLMAETARRYLAITAASEQHRIALDDIEQRRRAVSAARLRLQAGASPASTLMTAQAALAQAELDRDRAEQAGRAARMALAALWNARQVDFDAVTGDPMQLPALQDFQALATLLERTPELAVIANEARVREAQLQLARSQQRSDVSWQLGVRNQRESGDNAFVAGFSVPLGSARRAEPEIRAAQADLAMSAVEREARALQLYATLAEAHGRYVTARLEVQRMGSDVLPQLQKAEKAAETAWRAGAISYLEWAQLQAMRIEARQRQLDAALSAQTALIEIQRLSGQPLLATTAEGTQP; this is encoded by the coding sequence ATGTGGATCCGCCTGGCCGCCGTCGCGGCCCTGGCGATCGCGCCGTGCGTGCACGCACAGGCGCCATCGCCGCTTGACCCGTTGACCCTGGATGCGGCCGTCGACCGCGTCGCCCGTACCCATCCCGACCTACGCCTGCCCACGCTGCAGCGGCAGGCCGCACAGGCCCGCCTCGACGGCGCCGGCCTGAAGCCTGCGCTGGTGTTCGGCGTGGACATCGAGAACGCGCTGGGCACCGGCGCCAACCGCGGCTTCGATGCCACCGAGACCACGGTGACGCTGGCCGGCGTGCTGGAGCGCGGCGGCAAGCTCGACGCGCGCCGTGCCGTGGCCCAGGCCAACCTGGACGCACTGGCACCGCAGCGCGAGATCACCCGCCTGGACCTGATGGCCGAAACCGCGCGCCGCTACCTGGCCATCACCGCTGCCAGCGAGCAGCACCGCATCGCGCTGGACGATATCGAGCAGCGCCGCCGTGCGGTGTCCGCCGCCCGCCTGCGCCTGCAGGCCGGTGCCTCACCGGCCTCGACCCTGATGACCGCCCAGGCCGCGCTGGCCCAGGCCGAACTGGACCGCGACCGTGCCGAACAGGCTGGGCGCGCGGCGCGCATGGCGCTGGCCGCCCTGTGGAACGCACGCCAGGTCGATTTCGATGCGGTCACCGGTGACCCGATGCAGCTGCCGGCCCTGCAGGATTTCCAGGCGCTGGCCACACTGCTGGAGCGCACGCCGGAACTGGCGGTGATCGCCAACGAGGCGCGCGTGCGCGAAGCACAGCTGCAGCTGGCCCGCAGCCAGCAGCGCAGCGATGTGTCCTGGCAGCTGGGCGTACGCAACCAGCGCGAGAGCGGCGACAACGCCTTCGTGGCCGGCTTCAGCGTGCCGCTGGGCAGTGCCCGCCGTGCCGAGCCGGAGATCCGCGCCGCGCAGGCTGACCTGGCAATGAGCGCCGTGGAGCGCGAAGCACGTGCACTGCAGCTGTACGCCACCCTGGCCGAAGCCCATGGCCGTTATGTCACCGCCCGCCTGGAAGTGCAGCGCATGGGCAGCGATGTGCTGCCGCAGTTGCAGAAGGCGGAAAAAGCCGCCGAAACCGCGTGGCGCGCCGGCGCCATCAGCTACCTGGAGTGGGCACAGCTGCAGGCCATGCGCATCGAGGCACGCCAGCGCCAGCTTGACGCCGCCCTGTCGGCACAGACCGCCCTGATCGAAATCCAGCGCCTGAGCGGGCAGCCGCTGCTGGCCACCACTGCCGAAGGAACCCAGCCATGA
- a CDS encoding DUF885 family protein — MKTRLAVALLLALSAPAVAFAAPPATAAPASVASESPADAAFRAIYEKEWAWRQTGGGEASEDEDAPANATRMPDVSPAAQQARLKVWDSVLAELGRVDVKALSPDNQVNYAIYRDQVFNLAQDVRLRGYEMPFNSDSSFWSNLSFMARREMKTVKDYQNYIARLDDVPRYFNQQTANMRAGLKRGFSVPRAVLDGREVSIATVAELKDPTESPLYAPFKKLPNSIPAAEQERLRTQAAAAISGKVVPAFQQLRVFFVKEYVPQARTTLAAEAMPDGKAYYHQQIHEYTTLDLSPDEIHAIGLAEVARIQKEMNGIITQVGFKGSFAEFLTFLRTDPQFYAKTPQELLSRAAWISKRADGQLGKYMTLPRARFTIVPVPADIAPFWTAGRGGGGTYWLNTYDLPSRPLYNLPALTLHESDPGHALQGALAAEQKNLPEFRRNAYISAYGEGWALYCEKLGVEMGIYETPYEDFGRLTYEMWRAARLVIDTGVHSKGWTRDQALAYLRDHTALSEHEVTTEVDRYISWPGQALSYKLGEIAIVRLRAQAEKELGDRFDIKAFHDAVLKQGSVPLPVLEQQIQQFIADSKKA, encoded by the coding sequence GTGAAAACCCGTCTTGCCGTTGCCCTGCTGCTTGCCCTGTCCGCCCCCGCCGTGGCTTTCGCCGCGCCCCCGGCGACCGCCGCCCCGGCCAGCGTGGCCAGCGAATCGCCGGCCGATGCCGCTTTCCGCGCCATCTACGAGAAGGAATGGGCCTGGCGCCAGACCGGCGGTGGTGAAGCCAGCGAAGACGAGGACGCACCGGCCAACGCCACCCGCATGCCCGATGTCTCCCCGGCCGCGCAGCAGGCGCGCCTGAAGGTGTGGGACAGCGTGCTGGCCGAGCTCGGCCGTGTCGATGTGAAGGCGCTTTCGCCGGACAACCAGGTCAATTACGCCATCTACCGCGACCAGGTCTTCAACCTGGCCCAGGATGTGCGCCTGCGCGGCTATGAGATGCCGTTCAACTCCGATTCCTCGTTCTGGTCGAACCTGTCCTTCATGGCCCGCCGGGAAATGAAAACGGTCAAGGACTACCAGAACTACATCGCCCGACTGGACGATGTGCCGCGCTACTTCAACCAGCAGACCGCGAACATGCGCGCCGGCCTGAAGCGTGGCTTCAGCGTGCCGCGCGCGGTGCTCGATGGCCGCGAAGTGTCCATCGCCACGGTGGCCGAACTGAAGGACCCGACCGAGTCGCCGCTGTATGCACCGTTCAAGAAGCTGCCCAACAGCATCCCGGCGGCCGAACAGGAGCGCCTGCGCACGCAGGCGGCCGCTGCGATCAGCGGCAAGGTGGTGCCGGCCTTCCAGCAGCTGCGCGTGTTCTTCGTGAAGGAATACGTCCCGCAGGCGCGCACCACGCTGGCCGCTGAAGCCATGCCGGACGGCAAGGCCTATTACCACCAGCAGATCCACGAATACACCACGCTGGACCTGTCGCCGGACGAGATCCACGCGATCGGCCTGGCCGAGGTGGCGCGCATCCAGAAGGAGATGAACGGGATCATCACCCAGGTGGGCTTCAAGGGCAGCTTCGCCGAGTTCCTGACCTTCCTGCGCACCGATCCGCAGTTCTACGCCAAGACGCCGCAGGAGCTGCTGTCGCGTGCGGCGTGGATCTCCAAGCGTGCCGATGGCCAGCTCGGCAAGTACATGACGCTGCCGCGCGCGCGCTTCACCATCGTGCCGGTGCCGGCCGACATCGCCCCGTTCTGGACGGCCGGCCGTGGCGGTGGCGGTACCTACTGGCTCAATACCTACGATCTGCCATCGCGCCCGCTGTACAACCTGCCCGCGCTGACCCTGCATGAGTCCGACCCGGGCCATGCGCTGCAGGGTGCGCTGGCGGCCGAGCAGAAGAACCTGCCGGAGTTCCGCCGCAACGCCTACATCTCCGCCTATGGCGAGGGCTGGGCGCTGTACTGCGAGAAGCTGGGCGTGGAAATGGGCATCTATGAAACCCCCTACGAGGACTTCGGGCGCCTGACCTACGAAATGTGGCGCGCTGCGCGCCTGGTCATCGATACCGGCGTGCACAGCAAGGGCTGGACCCGCGACCAGGCGCTGGCCTACCTGCGCGACCACACCGCGCTGAGCGAGCACGAAGTGACCACCGAAGTGGACCGCTACATCTCCTGGCCGGGCCAGGCGCTGAGCTACAAGCTGGGCGAGATCGCCATCGTGCGCCTGCGCGCGCAGGCGGAGAAGGAACTGGGCGACAGGTTCGACATCAAGGCCTTCCATGATGCGGTGCTCAAGCAGGGCTCGGTGCCGCTGCCGGTGCTGGAGCAGCAGATCCAGCAGTTCATCGCCGACAGCAAGAAGGCGTGA
- a CDS encoding lipid-A-disaccharide synthase N-terminal domain-containing protein, whose protein sequence is MDMELHWLDQPLTWLFWTGLHVTGWKLIGYTGAIMFGGRWLVQFIASKRAGKPVIPRLFWYMSVVGSLMTLSYFLFSAKQDSVGVLQNLFPAFTALYSLHLDIKHRGWKRDRASH, encoded by the coding sequence ATGGACATGGAACTGCACTGGCTCGACCAGCCGTTGACCTGGCTGTTCTGGACCGGCCTGCACGTGACCGGCTGGAAGCTGATCGGCTACACCGGCGCGATCATGTTCGGCGGCCGCTGGCTGGTGCAGTTCATCGCCTCCAAGCGTGCCGGCAAGCCGGTCATCCCGCGCCTGTTCTGGTACATGAGCGTGGTCGGCAGCCTGATGACGCTGAGCTACTTCCTGTTCTCGGCCAAGCAGGATTCGGTGGGCGTGCTGCAGAACCTGTTCCCGGCGTTCACCGCTCTGTACAGCCTGCACCTGGACATCAAGCACCGCGGCTGGAAGCGGGATCGCGCCAGCCACTGA
- a CDS encoding glycosyltransferase — protein sequence MSEPLLSVVVPVFNERDNVAPLVAEITAALRGHIPFEILYVDDHSRDDTLAVLDGLKASTPELRVLHHVSQSGQSTAVRTGVKHARAPWIATLDGDGQNDPADIPRLLAARAAAAAGVKLFAGWRVNRQDSGSKRWASKWANRIRARMLRDDTPDTGCGIKLFERAAFLDLPYFDHMHRYLPALMQRAGWQTTSVPVNHRHRTAGVSKYNNLGRALVGIRDLRGVAWLIVRSKRTAVEER from the coding sequence ATGAGCGAACCCCTGCTTTCCGTCGTCGTCCCGGTATTCAACGAGCGCGACAATGTCGCGCCGCTGGTGGCGGAGATCACCGCCGCCCTGCGTGGGCACATTCCGTTTGAAATCCTCTACGTTGACGACCACTCGCGTGATGACACGCTGGCCGTGCTTGATGGCCTGAAGGCCAGCACGCCGGAACTGCGCGTGCTGCACCACGTCAGCCAGAGCGGGCAGAGCACCGCCGTGCGTACCGGGGTCAAGCACGCGCGCGCGCCGTGGATCGCCACCCTCGATGGCGATGGCCAGAACGATCCGGCCGATATTCCCAGGCTGCTGGCCGCACGCGCCGCCGCCGCTGCCGGGGTCAAGCTGTTCGCCGGCTGGCGGGTCAACCGCCAGGACAGCGGCAGCAAGCGCTGGGCCAGCAAGTGGGCCAACCGCATCCGCGCGCGCATGCTGCGCGATGACACGCCCGATACCGGCTGCGGCATCAAGCTGTTCGAGCGCGCCGCGTTCCTGGACCTGCCGTATTTCGACCACATGCACCGTTACCTGCCGGCCCTGATGCAGCGGGCCGGCTGGCAGACCACCAGCGTGCCGGTGAACCACCGCCATCGCACCGCTGGCGTGTCCAAGTACAACAACCTCGGCCGCGCGCTGGTCGGCATCCGCGACCTGCGCGGTGTGGCGTGGCTGATCGTGCGCAGCAAGCGCACCGCCGTGGAGGAGCGTTGA
- a CDS encoding NAD-dependent epimerase/dehydratase family protein, translating into MTLLLTGAAGFIGAYTARALLDAGHAVVGLDNFNDYYDPQIKRDRVAALCPDLDLRTLDLTDRDGLAALFDEVRPTAVIHLAAQAGVRYSLENPHAYVDSNLVGFVNMLERCRHGGVQHLVYASSSSVYGDSATPPFSEDQRVDQPRSLYAATKAANELMAHTYAQLYGLHATGLRFFTVYGPWGRPDMAPLLFSRAVLAGRPIEVFNEGRMQRDFTHVSDIVAGILGALAHPSAEPVPHRVFNLGNHTPVELERFIGVIEQAAGRPAQKVYKPMQPGDMVRTMADTRRARDAFGFDPATPIEQGLPPVVQWCREYFGDRA; encoded by the coding sequence ATGACCCTGCTGCTCACCGGCGCCGCCGGCTTCATCGGTGCCTACACCGCCCGCGCCCTGCTCGATGCCGGCCACGCCGTGGTCGGGCTGGACAACTTCAACGATTACTACGACCCGCAGATCAAGCGCGACCGCGTGGCAGCCCTGTGCCCGGACCTGGACCTGCGCACGCTGGACCTGACCGACCGCGACGGCCTGGCCGCGCTGTTCGACGAGGTGCGGCCGACGGCGGTCATCCACCTGGCCGCCCAGGCCGGCGTGCGCTATTCGTTGGAAAATCCGCATGCCTATGTCGACAGCAACCTGGTCGGCTTCGTCAACATGCTTGAACGGTGCCGGCACGGCGGCGTGCAGCACCTGGTATATGCCTCCAGCAGCTCGGTCTATGGTGATTCGGCCACCCCGCCGTTCTCTGAAGACCAGCGCGTGGACCAGCCGCGCTCGCTGTATGCGGCCACCAAGGCCGCCAACGAGCTGATGGCCCATACCTATGCGCAGCTGTACGGCCTGCATGCCACCGGCCTGCGCTTCTTCACCGTGTACGGCCCGTGGGGCCGCCCGGACATGGCACCGCTGCTGTTCTCGCGCGCGGTGCTGGCCGGGCGCCCGATCGAGGTGTTCAACGAAGGCCGCATGCAGCGCGATTTCACACATGTTTCCGACATCGTGGCCGGTATCCTCGGCGCGCTCGCGCACCCCAGCGCCGAGCCGGTACCGCACCGCGTGTTCAACCTGGGCAACCATACCCCCGTTGAACTGGAGCGCTTCATCGGCGTGATCGAACAGGCCGCCGGCCGCCCTGCGCAGAAGGTCTACAAGCCGATGCAGCCGGGCGACATGGTGCGCACCATGGCCGATACCCGTCGCGCCCGCGATGCGTTCGGCTTCGATCCGGCCACGCCCATTGAACAGGGCCTGCCACCGGTGGTGCAGTGGTGCCGCGAGTATTTCGGTGACCGCGCCTGA
- a CDS encoding ParB/RepB/Spo0J family partition protein, with the protein MTTKPAAKKRGLGRGLDALLGPKGAVSQVQASAVIEPLPGEVLRKLPVGQLQPGKYQPRREMDESKLGELADSIKSQGVIQPILVRQLPAGNYEIVAGERRWRASQLAGLTEVPVVVRELEDRTVIAMALIENIQREDLNPLEEAEALQRLISEFALTHAEAAEAVGRSRAAVSNLLRLLELPVAIRVLLESRRLEMGHARALLTLAPELAGKLAQEAADEGWSVREVERRAQAFAAGKVPSNRPVAAPKVLQADIASLQNELSETLGTAVAINHGRGGKGKLIIHYANLDALDGVLEKLRARQG; encoded by the coding sequence ATGACCACCAAGCCGGCAGCGAAGAAGCGTGGCCTCGGCCGGGGCCTGGACGCACTGCTGGGCCCGAAGGGCGCGGTGAGCCAGGTGCAGGCATCGGCCGTGATCGAACCGCTGCCCGGTGAAGTGCTGCGCAAGCTGCCGGTGGGCCAGCTGCAGCCCGGCAAGTACCAGCCGCGCCGCGAGATGGACGAATCCAAGCTGGGCGAGCTGGCCGATTCGATCAAGTCGCAGGGCGTCATCCAGCCGATCCTGGTGCGCCAGCTGCCCGCGGGCAACTACGAAATCGTCGCCGGCGAACGCCGCTGGCGCGCTTCGCAGCTGGCCGGCCTGACCGAAGTGCCGGTGGTGGTGCGCGAGCTGGAAGACCGCACCGTCATCGCGATGGCGCTGATCGAGAACATCCAGCGCGAAGACCTCAACCCGCTGGAAGAAGCCGAAGCGCTGCAGCGGCTGATCAGCGAGTTCGCGCTGACCCACGCCGAAGCCGCCGAAGCGGTCGGCCGTTCGCGCGCGGCGGTGTCCAACCTGCTGCGCCTGCTGGAACTGCCGGTGGCCATCCGCGTGCTGCTGGAATCACGCCGGCTGGAAATGGGCCATGCCCGCGCGCTGCTGACCCTGGCCCCGGAACTGGCCGGCAAGCTGGCCCAGGAAGCGGCCGATGAGGGCTGGTCGGTGCGCGAGGTCGAGCGCCGCGCGCAGGCCTTTGCCGCCGGCAAGGTGCCCAGCAACCGCCCGGTGGCCGCACCGAAGGTGCTGCAGGCCGACATCGCCTCGCTGCAGAACGAGCTTTCCGAGACCCTCGGCACCGCCGTGGCGATCAACCATGGCCGCGGCGGCAAGGGCAAGCTGATCATCCACTACGCCAACCTGGACGCCCTGGACGGCGTGCTGGAAAAGCTGCGCGCGCGCCAGGGCTGA
- a CDS encoding ParA family protein: MARIIAIANQKGGVGKTTTAVNLAAALANAPKRVLLVDLDSQGNATMGSGVDKRELAASTYDLLLGEALAADVRVKTAEGYDLLPGNIDLTAAEIQLMAQGEREQRLKRALAPVLGDYDYILIDCPPALSLLTLNALAAADSVLVPMQCEYYALEGLSALVETIEALRTNLNPVLEIEGVLRTMFDVRNNLANAVSAELTEHFGDRVFRTIVPRNVRLAEAPSHGQSIVGYDRTSRGGVAYLGLAGEIIRRNNERNKATKAVETV, encoded by the coding sequence ATGGCCCGCATCATCGCCATCGCCAACCAGAAAGGTGGCGTCGGCAAAACCACGACAGCCGTCAACCTGGCCGCCGCTCTCGCCAACGCGCCCAAGCGCGTGCTGCTGGTCGACCTGGATTCCCAGGGCAACGCCACCATGGGCAGCGGCGTGGACAAGCGCGAACTGGCCGCGTCCACCTATGACCTGCTGCTGGGCGAAGCGCTCGCCGCCGACGTGCGGGTCAAGACCGCCGAAGGCTACGACCTGCTGCCGGGCAACATCGACCTGACCGCCGCGGAAATCCAGCTGATGGCGCAGGGCGAGCGCGAGCAGCGCCTCAAGCGCGCGCTGGCACCGGTGCTGGGTGACTACGATTACATCCTGATCGACTGCCCGCCGGCGCTGTCGCTGCTGACCCTCAACGCCCTGGCCGCGGCCGATTCGGTGCTGGTGCCGATGCAGTGCGAGTACTACGCGCTGGAAGGGCTGAGCGCGCTGGTGGAAACCATCGAAGCGCTGCGCACCAACCTGAACCCGGTGCTGGAAATCGAAGGCGTGCTGCGCACCATGTTCGATGTGCGCAACAACCTGGCCAATGCCGTGTCGGCCGAGCTGACCGAACACTTCGGTGACCGCGTGTTCCGTACCATCGTGCCGCGCAACGTACGTCTGGCCGAAGCGCCCAGCCATGGCCAGAGCATCGTCGGCTATGACCGGACCTCGCGCGGTGGCGTGGCGTACCTTGGCCTGGCCGGTGAGATCATCCGCCGCAACAACGAACGCAACAAGGCCACCAAGGCCGTGGAGACCGTCTGA
- the rsmG gene encoding 16S rRNA (guanine(527)-N(7))-methyltransferase RsmG: MSEHTLPPGVAATLEQGLASMGLDAALAPPLLRYLALLHRWNQTYNLTAIRDPQEMVTRHLLDSLAMQPHVADGTLADLGTGPGLPGIPLAIACPGLQVTLVESNGKKARFMREAVRQLGLGNARVAESRAEALDEAGRYDQLTARAMDTLAGIVRVGGHLLRPGGVLLAMKGVYPHEEIAELPAGWQVQQVQPLVVPGLAGERHLVTVRGP; this comes from the coding sequence ATGAGCGAACACACCCTCCCGCCCGGCGTGGCGGCCACGCTGGAACAGGGCCTGGCCAGCATGGGCCTGGACGCCGCGCTGGCCCCGCCGCTGCTGCGTTACCTGGCCCTGCTGCACCGCTGGAACCAGACCTACAACCTCACCGCCATCCGCGACCCGCAGGAGATGGTCACCCGCCACCTGCTCGATTCGCTGGCCATGCAGCCCCATGTGGCCGATGGCACGCTGGCCGACCTGGGCACCGGCCCCGGGCTGCCGGGCATTCCGCTGGCCATCGCCTGCCCGGGATTGCAGGTCACCCTGGTGGAAAGCAACGGCAAGAAGGCGCGCTTCATGCGCGAAGCCGTGCGCCAGCTGGGGCTGGGCAATGCGCGGGTGGCCGAATCGCGTGCCGAGGCGCTGGACGAGGCTGGCCGCTACGACCAGCTGACCGCCCGCGCGATGGATACCCTGGCCGGCATCGTCCGTGTCGGCGGCCATCTGCTGCGCCCCGGTGGCGTGCTGCTGGCGATGAAGGGCGTCTACCCGCATGAGGAGATCGCCGAGCTGCCGGCCGGCTGGCAGGTCCAGCAGGTGCAGCCGCTGGTGGTGCCCGGACTGGCCGGTGAACGCCATCTGGTGACCGTTCGCGGCCCCTGA
- a CDS encoding 4'-phosphopantetheinyl transferase superfamily protein, which translates to MSLPATLAGPWRFGPVTVWRCPHVPGQRGEPQARVVLAQALGGEPLDLPLQRDARGRPLFTGALAEQGVGWSHSGNVLLVATGTGVRLGVDLELLRPRPRQLEIIRRFFHPAEIQWLEALPEAERDHWFFRVWCAKEAVLKAQGQGLSFGLHRLQLAPLADGALHLAWCDPELGAPARWHLHEWQASDEFRAALAWHTL; encoded by the coding sequence GTGAGCCTGCCGGCCACGCTGGCCGGGCCCTGGCGTTTCGGGCCGGTGACGGTCTGGCGCTGCCCGCATGTCCCGGGCCAGCGCGGCGAGCCGCAGGCGCGGGTGGTGCTGGCGCAGGCGCTGGGCGGCGAACCGCTGGACCTGCCGCTGCAACGCGATGCGCGCGGCCGGCCGTTGTTCACCGGGGCCCTGGCCGAACAGGGCGTGGGCTGGAGCCACAGCGGCAACGTGCTGCTGGTGGCCACCGGCACCGGCGTGCGGCTGGGGGTCGATCTGGAACTGCTGCGGCCACGGCCGCGCCAGCTGGAAATCATCCGCCGGTTCTTCCATCCGGCCGAGATCCAGTGGCTGGAGGCGCTGCCGGAGGCCGAGCGCGACCATTGGTTCTTCCGCGTGTGGTGCGCCAAGGAAGCCGTGCTCAAGGCCCAGGGCCAGGGCCTGTCGTTCGGCCTGCACCGGCTGCAGCTGGCCCCGTTGGCCGATGGCGCGCTGCACCTGGCCTGGTGCGATCCGGAACTGGGCGCGCCGGCGCGCTGGCACCTGCACGAATGGCAGGCCAGCGACGAGTTCCGCGCCGCACTGGCCTGGCACACGCTGTAA
- a CDS encoding GlsB/YeaQ/YmgE family stress response membrane protein: MGIIIWLIVGGIVGWLASIIMRRDAQQGIILNVVVGIVGALIAGWLFGGGINEAITIRTFLFSLIGAVILLAIVNLFTRKSIR; encoded by the coding sequence ATGGGCATCATCATCTGGCTGATCGTCGGCGGCATCGTGGGCTGGCTGGCCAGCATCATCATGAGGCGCGACGCCCAGCAGGGCATCATCCTCAACGTCGTGGTGGGCATCGTCGGCGCGTTGATCGCCGGCTGGCTGTTCGGTGGCGGCATCAACGAGGCCATCACCATCCGCACCTTCCTGTTCTCGCTGATCGGCGCGGTGATCCTGCTGGCGATCGTCAACCTGTTCACCCGCAAGAGCATACGGTGA
- the xth gene encoding exodeoxyribonuclease III, giving the protein MKIASWNVNSLNVRLPHLEQWLKDFGPDIVGIQETKLEDHKFPDAALIAAGYRSVFAGQKTYNGVALLSREPAQDVQIGIPGFEDEQKRVIAGTFGDLRVINLYVVNGQDIGTDKYDYKLRWLEAVHGWIAQELQRHPKLIVLGDFNIAPDARDVHDPAVWDENHILTSTAERAALDKLLQLGLHDGFRLHNEEAGVFSWWDYRAAGFRRNLGLRIDLTLVSDALKASAVASGIDREPRTWERPSDHAPAWVQIG; this is encoded by the coding sequence ATGAAAATCGCCTCGTGGAACGTCAATTCGCTCAATGTCCGCCTGCCGCACCTGGAGCAGTGGCTCAAGGACTTCGGCCCGGACATCGTCGGCATCCAGGAAACCAAGCTGGAGGACCACAAGTTCCCCGATGCGGCGCTGATCGCCGCCGGCTACCGCAGCGTGTTCGCCGGCCAGAAGACCTACAACGGCGTGGCACTGCTGTCGCGCGAGCCGGCGCAGGACGTGCAGATCGGCATTCCCGGCTTCGAGGACGAGCAGAAGCGCGTCATCGCCGGTACCTTCGGTGACCTGCGGGTGATCAACCTGTACGTGGTCAACGGCCAGGACATCGGCACCGACAAGTACGATTACAAGCTGCGCTGGCTCGAGGCCGTGCATGGCTGGATCGCGCAGGAACTGCAGCGCCATCCGAAGCTGATCGTGCTGGGCGACTTCAACATCGCCCCGGACGCGCGCGATGTGCACGACCCGGCGGTGTGGGATGAAAACCATATCCTGACTTCCACCGCCGAACGCGCGGCGCTGGACAAGCTGCTGCAGCTGGGCCTGCACGATGGCTTCCGCCTGCACAACGAGGAGGCCGGCGTGTTCAGCTGGTGGGATTACCGCGCCGCCGGCTTCCGCCGCAACCTGGGCCTGCGCATCGACCTGACCCTGGTGTCCGACGCGCTCAAGGCCAGTGCCGTGGCCTCGGGCATCGACCGCGAACCGCGCACCTGGGAACGGCCCAGCGACCACGCCCCGGCATGGGTGCAGATCGGCTGA